The Pongo pygmaeus isolate AG05252 chromosome 7, NHGRI_mPonPyg2-v2.0_pri, whole genome shotgun sequence DNA segment CCGCTAAGCATGGTGACTGCCCCGCCTTCCTGCCCATGGGGCCTCCTGAGGGAGCGAGGCCCTCCCTTCTGTCCAGGTCCAGTCCTCTGGGAGGGGGGTGCCTCACACACACCAGAAGCTGCCGCAGCCTGAGGCTCACGTGCACGCAGGGCAGCCAGGGTGCTCCCCACAGCACCTTCCTAACGGGCAGGAAGGACAATAAGCCAGCAATTCCTGCAATACAAAACgtgaggcaggaggaaggaatgCCCACAGTGGCGGGGCAGCTGGCACGCGATCTTAGAGGAGCTGGCCTGGCGGAATGGACCACAGCCCACCTCACAGACTCCCGAATGAACGGAGCAAACTGTGCACACCTAAGGGTGGGGGACGGGCCTGGCCAGAGGTTGGGCCTGGTTGGAGCAAGCCGGGCCTTCAAGGGGGGGCAGAGCCAGTCGAGAGAAAGCAGTTGGGTTTTTCCCATGCACTGGAATCCACAGGCTGCGCTGGTCACCGGGAGAAGCCGCTGGGGACAGAGGGGCAGGGGGCCATCACACTCCCAAGCTGGTGCCTGCTCAGTGACATCCCCATAAGTATCTGTGGCCAAACAGCGCAAAGCCACAGCACGGGCTGGGTGCAGAATCCACCCAGGCTTCTGATGCCAGGGCTGCATGGCAAACCACCCCCTCTCCAAGGCACCGGGAGGCAACACAGAAAGGATCACGTGCACAGGGAGGACCCAAGGACACAGGAGGGTCCCAGGGACCTCTGAGGACTCAGAGGGGTCACATGAACAGCCGTCAAGGCAGGCCCTTCTGAGACCGAGCAGTCAGCAGAGTTCGAGGAAATGCTGCACCACAGTGCGGGGGAGACCCCACACAGGACTGGGCGGGCAGCCAGGGCCCTGGGGAGACTGCCTTTGGCTTCACCAGAGCTAGAGGGTGAGACCCAGTATCCAGAGAGCGCCGTGTGCCTGAGGGACCCCAGCCTCTCAGGTCCCACTTGGGTGCCGCTCTGGGGCTGGGGGAAGCCACGACAACCACCTGATggcagggaggggctgagggCCAACAGCTCACACAGGCTCTCCCTAAGCACTTCCTCAGAGAAACTCGGACTCAGGGAATGGGCATCCAGGCCCCAAAAGAGTCACCCAGGCAGGACAGCCCTGGCACCTGGTGACACCAGCCAGAGGAGGGTCCAAGACCCACACCTGCCCTTTCTGCCAGTGACCTGGGGTGAGTGGAGACTCCACTTCTCGTCTGCGAATGCTGACGGCAGTTCCTCCACACCCAGGGGCGGGCACAGCAGACTGAGGAACGGGTAGGAATCGCCCTCTGTGTGTGCAGCAAGCTCTGGGCCAAAGGCAGATGCCTGGCCTGGCTCCTGTCAAAGCCTGGGCAGCCGGCAGCCCTCGACCCAGCCTGGTTGTCCACACGAGACCACCACGCAAGCCAGGCCCTTTCTGTCCACCACAGGTGTGCCCAGGACCCGCCGGGCCTGCACTCTCCCCCAGCACACTGGCGACAAGTCTGGGCAGGCGGCTGCTTCCTGGGCAGGGCCCTGGGCTCATTCCAGGCCATGGCGGAAGGGGCAGGCCACCGGCATGCATCCGCCATCCTGGGTGGGTGAAGCAGAGAGGGCCCTCCCATCCCAGCAGATGACAACACCACTGCCCACCCACCTACCACGACTTTTCCTTGGCATAAAACAGCAGACGTTTCCATGTGGCTGGTAGGAGTCCCATCACCTCCTGCCACCAAGAAGCTCCCCAGCCTGGGCGCGGGGTGGTGGGTGGGAGAGCTGGCCCTCACTCCTGGCCTGGCCTGGAGTGTACAGCCTGGACAGCATCCCTCTGCACAGGCCGGCCAGGCTTAGGGagtcatgcctgtcatctcagggTGGCCGAGCACAGCGACGGGCCCCAGGAGGACATACCAGGGAGCTGGCCCCACATTCCCCGCACCAGAGTGAGAGCCTGGCCACAGTGCTCAGCTGTGTGTACTGCAAACACTGTACTCGAGAGCACTAATTGCCACAGTTACGTGAGTGGCAAACAGGACACCATTTTTCAGACTCCGAAAAGGTTTTCATCTCTTCTGCTCAAATGTCCCCTCTAGCATCGGTCCACCAGAGACAGATCAACCCAGGCAGGTCTCTACTGCAGCCTCCAGCAAACACTGCTCGCCCAGGCCGCCCTTCTGGGGCTGTCttctatcttcttctttttttttttttttttttttttttgatacagggtctcattctgtcacccaggctgcagtgcagtggtacgatcatggctcactagagcctcaacctcccaaacctaagcgatcctctcacctcagcttcccgagtagctgggactgcaggcttgtgccaccacgcccagctaattcttgtgtttttttgtagagatggggttttgccacgttgcccaggccggtcttgagctcctgggttcaagtaatcacccgcctcagcctcccaaagtgttgggattccaggcatgagcctcGGCGCCCGGCCAACGTCTCACATCCTCATCCCCCAGCTGCCAACAGACCCATCCCcaggagaaaagggaaggaagaaacgGAAGGCAAGGGGCACACTGACAGCAGAGAGAGAGATCCCCAGgaatgccctgccctgcccccagccGAGGTCTGACTCCAGGCCCAGAGGACTTCGGAGGGCTGGGAGaggcggggaggggaggagaggcacCGAAGAGTCAGGCTGGAACCTTCCTAACAGTCTCAGTCCCCAGGCGTGAGCGGCCACACTGCTGCTGAACAATGCACTTTTGAATTCAATTAAAGCGATTATCTGTTGTGCCAAATAAATTGTGTACAGCATATATCCTGCGGCACTTTACACCTCTAGGCTCGTTATTCCCTGTTTCCTCCTGTTTATGCCTCTCAAATTAAATTGCTGATAATATGcgccaaaataaaaaatgaacgtACCCTGTCCCAAGAAAATTGATTCTCCCTTTTCCTGAACTGGCGATGGCCAGGTTTTATATACTCTGTTCTTGGTGATCATTAgtaattcaattttctttttattagccCCCTTATCTGCTGAGCAATATAGTGGCAGGGCTGACCTCTTTCGCACGGGTAAATGTTTAAAATCTTTTCCCTGATTAATTTTGCCAgttaagaaaaagaggagaaatggCCCGGCTCTTAGCCATCACAATGAATAAAGCTTAATGTTGATTGTGATGGAATTTCTAATGCCAGGGAAATTGATTGAACGCGGCAATTATGCTGCAACAGTAACTCAGGGGAGATGGGATCACTTTCTCCCGGCCGTAGccttttgattatttaaaataatccaaTTTGCAAGGATAATTATGTATTAGCGTTTTATCTGCCACTTGAAATGAACAGGGGAGTTTCGATGCTGGCCCAGCATTAGCAGGTTATTGCTGCAAATTACTTGATATCTGCTTTCTTTcacataaaaaggaaattagGCGATCAATTACCAAAAAAAGGTGGACAGAGGGGATAGGAGGGGCAAGCATGCCCTCTGCTGGCCACTGGGCCGCACGGCAAGGCTGAAGTGCGACAGGGGAGGGAGGCGGCAGCAGGGCTGCCCGGCAGCTTTCAGAAGCCCCTGTCCCTGGTGCAGGAGCCCACAAGGCAGTCGTCCCCAGCTGGACACTGGGACACTGCCGTCTCCTTGAAGAGGAGAGGTGGAGCTAGAACTAAGCTTTTGCTGGGCagaaaatggggaaagaaaaCTCCTAACAGCCAAATGAAGGAGCAGCCCCACCTGGCGACCCCATCCACAGCCCACACAACCCCAGCATCCAGGAACGAACGCCCCGGCCGATAGAGGCCTGGGCCACCTGGGAGGGCTGAGGGAGGGCCTGGGAAGGGCTCACTGGCTCACCAGAGCGCTGCAGGATTAAACGAAACAAAGCTGGGCCCTGCCCAGAGGCCCTCCTGGCCAGGGCAGAGGACAGACAGGCCTCATTTCTTAGGCAGGCAGGGATGCAGATGGTGGGCCTTGCAGGAGCGCACCTGGGAGAGCCACTCAACAGCTTCCCGGGCCCCAGCCTCCCATCTCCTCAGCGGATGCCCTGGCCATGCCCGTCTCCCCTGCGGCCAGCTTGGAGTCTCGTGGTGGCTGTGTCTGGGGTCAGCCGCCTGAGTGACCAGGCCAGGATGCAGGCTCGGCCACTCACCTCCGCGCACATCTCCACGGGCTCCCTGCCTGCTTGAGAGCCTGTGGACTCCGCTCCTTGGCCTGGCGTCAGTGGCCTCACGCACAGGCCCTCCTGACTCTGCCCATTCAGGCCTGCCAGACACCCCGGGGCCCTGGACCCTCCCCTCCCAGGGTCCTCCCCGTCCCTCCCTGGCTTCCCAACGTAACCAGAACCAACCCCCCGTTCCCTCCTGTGGCCTACAAGACCCTTTCCCAGGACCTGGTCCCTTGGCCCCATTGGCTCCATCCCCTCCAAGCCACACTCCCAGACGGTGAATTGGCCCCACAGCCTCCTTGTGCTCCAGAACACAGTAAGCTCgttcccacctccacctcagcctcagagCTGAGCCCTATTCGCTCCTCTCTGCTCaggtcacctcctcagagaagccctcCCACTCGCCGACCACCTCTCTGCAGCTGGCCCTGTGCTCTCTCCCTGCCTGTTCCTCAGAAGGCATTTTCCACCCAGGAGCACCTTCCTGGCTGACGTACAAGCACTCCAGTGGCTGCCTGTCTCCACCATTGGAAGGCGGCTCCAGCCTCATCATCTCTTCACCTTCACCGCAGTATCCCCGGGAGCCGGCAggctgccaggcacagtgacaacCGCGACTGCCAGTTGGGCCAGTGGTGGGCAAATGAGTGGGACGCCTTCCCCACCCCTTCCTCACACAGGACCCTCTCCTCTCACTCCATGCAGCCGCCacgctggtcttttttttttttttttttttttttgagacaaaatgtcactctgtcgcccaggctggagtgcaatggcacgatctaatctctgcctgctgggttcaagtgattctcctgcctcagcctcccgagtagataggattacaggcgctcgccaccacgcccggctaatttttgtatttttagtagagacggggttttgccatgttgccaaggctggtcttgaactcctgacctcaggtgatccactcgcctctgcctcccaatgtgctgggattacaggcatgagccaccacacccagcctcacgTTGGTCTTTAACTGTgagtttggctgggcacagtggctcacacctgtattcccagcactttaagagactaaggcaggaggatcacttgagcccagaagttcaagaccagcctaggcaacaatgcaagaccctgtccctacaaaaaaattaaaaattagccaggcacagtgacatgcacccgtagtcccagctattcagcagggacacttgagcccaggaggttgaggctgcaatgagccatgactgcaccactgtactccggcctcgGAGGGAAGCAGGGCCCTGtttctaaaaacattaaaaaaaaaaaaaaagatgagatcaaTTACGCCCTTCCCCCTAGTGAGGCAGGACCGCAGCAGCCCCTCAGCTGTGCACTCCGAAATGGTCAGCCGGTGAAGCTGGTGGCCTCCCAAGCCCACTCTTCCCGGCAGGAGTCCAGGGGGCGCCGAGCAAGGCCCCAGCAGCAGGAAGCAACCTCCCCTATCCCCTGCCTATGCCCCACTCTACCAGAGGCCTGAAGAGCGAGCAGGCCAGGTGAGCAGGGCTGAACCTGCACCCAGTGGGGAGCCTCTCACCCCAACCACCACACCATCTGCAAGCCTCGGCCTCCTAGGGCTCAGCAGCCCCCACTGGCCTCCCAGAGCTGGACACCTCCCCAACCCCTCCTCCCCAAGTGACCAGGGGGTACCGCCAACTGTCCAAGCCACCCCTACCATCCACTCCCAGACAAGCCCACGACCTAACTGCCATCCGGCCACCTCACCATGGCCACCAGGGACCGCATGGGTCTCTGCTTGCTCCGTCACCAGGATGAAATCCACACGTGTCCTGGCGTGCAGCAGGCGTCGGCTAACGGGGGACAGCCGACCAGTGCCCCCAGCCTCACTTCCTCCCCCCACACTGTGCTGCAACACCCGGCTGCATGGCCCCATTCAGCCCCCCACCTGGGACCCAACGCCCTGCCCTCCCGCGGCAGCCCCCACACGGCTCTTGGGTCTGCCCAGGCCCAGCTCCTTCCAGAGGCTTCTGAAGCCTCCCTAGATGACGGTACGCttggctgggttttttttttttgagacagagtctcgttctgttgcccaggctggaatgcaatggcgcaatctcggctcactgcaacctcccaggctcgagcaattctcctgcctcaacctcccgagtagctgggattacaggcatgtgccaccatgcccggctaatttttgtatttttggtagagatagggttttgccatgttgcccaggctggtcttgaactcctggcctcaagtgatccttccaccttggcctcccaaagagctgggattacagccatgagcaaccgcgcccagccttgGCTAGATTTCTGAGTACCAGTTCCCAGTCGGAGTGCCCAGGTCCAAGCCTGCTCAATCCCCAACGCCCCACCTTCTCCAGATGTCACAGACACAAACTCGGGAAGCCACTGCCCTAACGCGCCCAGCGGAGCCACAGAGTCGCACAGGACCAGGTGCACACAGACGAACGTGGCTCCACGCTGACCCCCACAGTGTCTGGGGGGTGCCACACCCAAGGGCTCTAGACCCTCACCACATACCCCCAACCACGTGCCCGCCTGGATGCCGCTCCCCCAGTGTGTCCTGGCAAACATCACCGCAGTGGGGGTCAACCTCCAAGGGGCTACGCCCCACAATCTGCAGGCCGGGGCCTTCCCAGGCCCCTACAGGGGCTCTCAGGAGCTCAGACCAGTTCTCTCCAGGTGCGACCGGGCACACTCAGAGTGGTACAGCAGGAGACCAGACCAATTCTTTCAGGCCACTCAAACACTCACACAGTACCATGTGACACTCACAAATGGCAGGGCAGGTAGACCTGCAGCCCCAGCCAGCCGAGCACAGAAGGGCACTGGAGGAGGCAGAGGCCTGGGGGTGCCCAGCGCAGCACAAGCGAGGGCTTCACCCCTGCCTAAGGGCTCAGCAGCCACCGCCCTCTCCCCCCTCAGGAGGGACGCAGCTGGGTCCATACCAAGGGACACACAGAAGAGGCCACAGCGCCTGCCCAGCAGCACATCCCACAGCCAGACTGCACGGCGCAGCACTCGGGCCCTCTCCTCTACCTGCCAGCTCACCACCACCCACTGTCTGCCAGGCAGTGCCCTCCCAGCCAGGGCCTCTACCAGCATGAGGCAGGGAAGGTGCCCATGGCTCCTAACAGGCCAGCATATCCCGTGCAGGCATGCCCAGCCCCAGTGCCCAGTGCCCAGCATACCTTCCTTGGTGGGGAGGTGGGCCCGGCTCGGTGGCAGGCGGCACAGTCGGTGCGTGGTGACCTGTACCAGGCCCTTGTTGGGGGTCTTCTTCAGGACAGGGCTGCTCTTCCCTCTGAGGGCCTGTCTCcgccggaggctgaggtggctctTGGCAGTGGTGGCAGGTGAGGTGCTGCTTTTCTTGTCTCCAGGAAGGCTGTGGAGACAAAATACAGGCAGCTCTCAACAAGCCCTGGGGGTTCTGCCCACCCACCCTTCCTCACCAGGACCCAAGGAGCGTGGGAGCAGCTCCTGAAGGCCAGGACCAGGCCACAGTGGGTCCTTTCTGGACCCTGCCTCCCTCAACCCATGGTGGCCCTGCCCACCCTCCACAGCCAGGCTCAGGCAGCAGGCTTGGATCCACAATCCCAGATGACCCTAGAACTAGGGCAGGCTGCCATGCTCCCAGGGAGAGCAGAGGGGCCTCAGTGCTCCGTCCCCACCCGCATGTCCACCCCCTCCCCATCTGCCCAGGCCAAAGGAGCCTCTGCATGGGGCAAAGAGAAGGGCCGACATCCCTGAGGAGAGTGGCCACCGGCCCCACATGGCCTTCCGAGCCCCTCGGTAAGGAGGCAGCTTCTCCACACTCCCTCTCCACACTTCCTGGACAGAGGGAGCTGCCAGCATGGTTTAGAGCAGAGTTGCCACCGAGAAATGGCCAGGAGCGGGAGCCAGGTGCCCATGTGCCTCAAGACGGCACCTATCTGGGGGACGAGGGCCAGAGAGAATGGGCTACACAAGCCAGCGACCTAGATCAGACGGCAGGGCACCAGTATGTCTGATGATGAAGGCAGGACCTCCGCCCTCAGCCCAGCAGGTGCAGCCACCACCTTAGCTGCCAACCTCATGGAGTCCCTGAGCCCTGACCAAGCACTGTGCCATGACACCATCTCTGAGTCTCATCACAAGTCCGCAAGGGTGGAGGCCAGAAGAGATGTGCACCAAGCAAGTGAGGGACTCCGCCTGGCTGCCTGGCCAAGGGGGTTGGGACCTGACACCAATCTGCTCGCCCTGGGACCAAAGGCCAACTGCAgcctcagcactctgggagggagGCCACAGAGCCCAAAGCCAGGAATGCCCAAGGAGGCTCCCGCCTACCAGCAGCCCCCGGCCCCTGCCCACTCAGCCCAGCTGGAGCAGCCCTCAGCCTGGGGGCCAGCAAAGGCCAGGCCTCCTGGAGCCCAAGCCCTAGACACGGGGCATGCAGGAAAGACCAGGCACCCCTGGCAGGGCCCAGAGCCCTGGTCCACCTCCCAGCACAGACCCGTGGCCGGCAGGTCCAGGCCAGGGGCAGACACACTGCTCTCACCGTCTCACCATCCCCCTGGGGACACATGGCCCCTGGGCTGGTCCCTGGCCTGGCACAAACCTTCCCTCTGCGAACCCTGTGCAACTGGAACCATGGAAGCTGCCCACCGCGAGCTGCTCGTCTCTCACCGGCAGGAGAAAGGACGGGCTCGCCAGCAGTGTGAGGGACGGCAAACCTGCCCCCCAGTCTATGCCGGCCAGGGCCCTGGCCCCAGGCAAGCCCAAACCACCACAGCAGCACTTCCTGCCTCATTTCTTGCTGGAAATGTGAACGCGACTGCAGGCGAAGCTCCGAGCTCAGCAGATCCATTAGGGGTGCCAAACAAAccctcctcacagccctcacaCTCCACCGCAGCCGGCCGGGATGCCCACCTTGTGCTGCCCCGCCTCCGGATAATCTTGGTGCGGCTCTTCACTTTGTAAGCTGACAGCGGGGTCTCCCCAGAGAGGGGCTTCAAGCCACTGAGTCCTACTGCTGGTCTGTCCCCCGACGGGGACCTAGACAGGACTGGGGAGAGCTGGGAGGCATGGTCCTTGCTGCCGGCCTCCGACTGCCAacggaaggaggaagaggaggaggcagaggggctGGAGGCCTTCCACTTGTACTTGCTGGGGGCGGACCCTGGCTTGGAGGACGTGGCTGGCTTCCTGGGCTTGGGCTCTGGGTCAGCTATGAGCTGCGGCTTCTCCACCTTGTTTGCCGTGCCGGCAGAGGCCTTGCACACATTCTCTGCAGCCACTCTGGGACTGAGGGCCCTCCGAGCAGCCCGGGAACTCTTCGCGGAGGCAGCTACCCATTTGTAGTTGTTTTTCCGGAACTTGTTAGTTCGACAGGTCACAACCAGCGAGGCCTCCCGGGCCTGCCTGGGTCCTGAGGCCGGTCTGGTGGGGCCCCCCACTGAGCCAGACGGAACTGGCTGATCTGCGTGGCCAGCATCTACTCTCCTGTCCCCAAGGAGCTGTGGAGCACAGCTGGCCACGGAATGAGAACCCAGCTTCCGGCCCAGGGCCACGCCAGTGCGTGGGGGCAGACTGGAGGATGGGAAGCTCGCCTTGACGGCAATCACGCTCTCACTGACTGTCCGGCGGGGCTCCCGGGGGCTGCCGCCCACACTGCCCACTGACTTCACCACCCTGGGCTTACCAGGCTCCTTCTGGCAGACCAGAAGAGGATCTTCCACACCGCAGGACCCCCTGGCTCTTGTTGGCCTCGAGGGCTGCAGCTGTCCCCGAGGGGGCTCACCTTCACCTTCCCGGGGCCTTTGGTCACTCCAGGGGGTGTCCTCATATTCTTCCAGAGAGCCCCGCTGGGCCCCTGAGGCACTGGCAGAGCCAGACTTTGATGGCGGTTTAACTTTGATGTCCACGTTCTGACCTTGACTGAGCTGGACCTGTCTCTCAAGGACATGCTGCTGCGGGACAGGAGCCTGGCACCCCGGGGCCCTGTGCAACGGCCGCACAGCATGGTCGGCAGGTGGGTCTGAGGGTCCTGGGGGCCGATTCACGAGGGAGTATTTCTTGCGCCACGAAGGCCCATGGTGTGAGGAGTAGCCCCTCCGGCTTGGACGAGGGTAGCGGGCACTGAAGGCTCTGCCACTGTGGTAAGTGGGTGGCTGCCACCCAGAAGCTGCTGGGGTACCAGGGGCCGGGGCATTGCCGTGGAGAGTTTTGTAGTCATCAATCAGACCTGAGAAGACAGAACCAGAGGCTCAGTTAGCCAGAGGGTAACCGCGATAATCACCGACTACCCTGGAAGGGCATCAGCTGGCAAGATACCCTCAGATCCCATCTCACTTCTGAGCCCCTGCCAGTTTCAGAAGGGACAGCTCCCAGAGCCTGGGACTCACTGACAACTCAGCCCGCGTCACCTGGGCCTGTCGCTTCTATGAGCCTTTTCTCCATCAGCTCCACTTCAGTCCTACTTCTGCCTGCTTAACATAGAAATGAACCATGTGGTATAACAACCCTTATTTGCTGGTCTACTGAGTCCACAATCATTTGATGAGACGTATCACTCAGTCTGAAGAGAATCGCAATGACCCCCTCTGCACTGTTTCAATCAGAGGGGACAAGTGGCTGCACAGGCCCTCTGGCTTGCCTACAGATGGAAAGGAGTCACTCCACTGAGCGTAACAGAATTGACACTCTCGAGGACCCCATGCCTGACAACAGGAAAAAAGAATACTAGGAGCAGAGGCCATTGCCCTGCCAGATTCACAGTCTTCCCTGCAGAAGAGGAGACAGCAATGGGCTAGAGTCCTACTGCAGTGAACTGACACAACCACAAGACTTTCCAAATAAGTCCCTGGATAGCTATCCTGGTGCAGGAGGGCCAGGAACACAGGCAAGGGCATCAGCAGCCAGCCTCCCAGTTATCAGCATTCCCCCACCACAGGCCCTGCCCCCAGGGGCACAGAAAGCCATGTCCAGACGTGTTGACACCCCAGAGCAGGTGTGATGGGAGCCCAAGAAGTGTCCCCAAGTGGGAGGCAGCCCACCTGGCCTCTTATCCATACACACTTTCCCAATCCTTAAGTCTTCCCTTTGTGAGAGTAAAAGCAAaaaggatttttaattttaaaagttttttttgttttgttggttttggctttttatttgagatgtggtttttctctgttgcccaggctagagtgcagtggcccaatcacggctcactgcagccgggacctcctgggcacaagcaaatCTTCcacctctgagtagctgggactacaggcgcaagccaccacgcccatctcactttttaaaatttttctgtagagacggggtctggtcatgttgcccaggatggtctcaaactcccaggctcaagccatcctcccgccatggcctcccaaagtgctgggattacagctgtgggcCACTGCGTCcaaacatggattttttttttaagtttagaaaGGCCAATTTGggttttttaatgtttaagtgTGGAAGCTGAAGCCTGTTGAGTATGCGCCTGGAATGGCAAGGGGAGTGTGATTGTTCGGAGAAAAGGGGCATCAAAACCGGACATCGAGGCTGggagcgatggctcacgcctgtaatctcagcactttgggaggccgaggcgggtggatcacctgaggtcgggagttaaagaccatcctggccaacacggtgaaaccccgtctctactcaaaatacaaaaattagccaggcgttctggcgcctacctgtaatcccacctactccggaggctgaggcaggagaatcgctcgaacccaggatgaggaggttgcagtgagccgagatcgcgtcaccgcaccccagcctgggtgacagagcaagactctgtctcaaaaaaaccggGCGTCAAGGAAGGAACCCGCGTGCGCCCGCAGCCTGCTCTGCCGAAATGAGCCATGAACCAGTCCCAGCCCCGCAGTGGGGCGCGGGGAGCGAGGGTGGGCGCCAGGGGACGCGACAGCCCGTGGTGGTGGGGAGGGCCGCCGCCTCCTGCGGGTTACTAAGCGACGGCCGTGCCTCCACCCTCTGCAGCCCCAGTAGGACCGGCACCACTCCCTCGACAAAGCTGGAGCCGGGGACCGACCCGGGCCCTGAGCCGGCCCACAAGTCCTGGCGGACCCTACCGTCCCCCACCCCAGCCGCCACCCAGAACACGCGAGCGGTGAGCGACCCCTTCGACGAGGGGGCCGGAGACCCGCCGCGAggtgagggggaaaaaagagactCGCGTCCCAGCCCCGGCCGGACCTACCCTGCAGTAGGCGGATCTGCCGCCGTAGTATCTCCTTTTCCTCCATCTCCCGAGTCCGCGAAGCCCGGCCAAGCCCCCGCGACGTCATCGCTACGCGACCTTTTTCCCGCGGGCGGGGCGGAGCGGGCCGGGGCGGAGCCGCTGGGAGCAGGCCCGGATGTCTGCCGGCCGCCGAGGACCTGCCGTCGCCCTGGCAACGGCAGCGGGGAGGCGGAGCCACGCACGCGCAGAGCGAGGCGGGGACGTCACTAGTGAGCGCCGGGAAGTGGCCTGGTAGCGGCTGGGAAGGGGCTGCTCGGGCTCTGGGAGGCCGCGCGGACCCAGCTTGTGCAGTCCGGGATCGCGTCCCCTTGGGAAACTTGGCGAGGGGCGAGACCTGGGGCCTACCCAGCCCATACCGCAGTTCCTTCCCACAGTCCCTGCGTTTCATTTCGCCCGGTTGAGTGTTGGGGGGTCTACGGGGGGCCCATGGGAGAAGGGCCAGTTAACAGTTACTCTTGACCCAGGAGGGTCTGTGAAACCTCTTACTGTGGCCAGAGGAGAAGACATCGGAGAGCAAGGTTCCCTGGATAGACATGTTGAACCTCTAAAAACATGAAAGTTTTTCGTTCGTCAGTGGAAACATGTACAAGTGTAAACCTCTGtgcgctgttggtgggaatgtaaatggcgCAGCACCGCAGAAAACtatggagattccacaaaaggttaaaagtagaactaccggATATGAGGGCGATCTGGCTGCGACACCTGTCATCCCATTGATCGCCAGGGTTGATTCGG contains these protein-coding regions:
- the ZC3H3 gene encoding zinc finger CCCH domain-containing protein 3 isoform X1 — translated: MTSRGLGRASRTREMEEKEILRRQIRLLQGLIDDYKTLHGNAPAPGTPAASGWQPPTYHSGRAFSARYPRPSRRGYSSHHGPSWRKKYSLVNRPPGPSDPPADHAVRPLHRAPGCQAPVPQQHVLERQVQLSQGQNVDIKVKPPSKSGSASASGAQRGSLEEYEDTPWSDQRPREGEGEPPRGQLQPSRPTRARGSCGVEDPLLVCQKEPGKPRVVKSVGSVGGSPREPRRTVSESVIAVKASFPSSSLPPRTGVALGRKLGSHSVASCAPQLLGDRRVDAGHADQPVPSGSVGGPTRPASGPRQAREASLVVTCRTNKFRKNNYKWVAASAKSSRAARRALSPRVAAENVCKASAGTANKVEKPQLIADPEPKPRKPATSSKPGSAPSKYKWKASSPSASSSSSFRWQSEAGSKDHASQLSPVLSRSPSGDRPAVGLSGLKPLSGETPLSAYKVKSRTKIIRRRGSTSLPGDKKSSTSPATTAKSHLSLRRRQALRGKSSPVLKKTPNKGLVQVTTHRLCRLPPSRAHLPTKEASSLHAVRTPSTSKVIKTRYRIVKKTPASPLSAPPFPLSLPSWRARRLSLSRSLVLNRLRPVASGGGKAQPGSPRWRSKGYRCIGGVLYKVSANKLSKTSGQPGDAGSRPLLRTGRLDPAGSCSRSLASRAVQRSLAIIRQARQRREKRKEYCMYYNRFGRCNRGERCPYIHDPEKVAVCTRFVRGTCKKTDGTCPFSHHVSKEKMPVCSYFLKGICSNSNCPYSHVYVSRKAEVCSDFLKGYCPLGAKCKKKHTLLCPDFARRGACPRGAQCQLLHRIQKRHSRRAATSPAPGPSDAAARSRASASHGPRKPSAAQRPTRQTPSSPALTAAALAAPPHSPGGSASPSSSKASCSCSSSSSSPPASLDHEAPSLQESALAAARSNRLCKLPSFISLQSSPSPGAQPRVRAPRAPLTKDSASAHQTTSVRTPETGLHLPQTLILGEERGSVRHSTPEEGRPPPSLTWGPQGHCSACLALNLP
- the ZC3H3 gene encoding zinc finger CCCH domain-containing protein 3 isoform X2, producing MKRRDCGKELRYGLGRPQVSPLAKFPKGTRSRTAQAGSARPPRARAAPSQPLPGHFPALTSDVPASLCACVAPPPRCRCQGDGRSSAAGRHPGLLPAAPPRPAPPRPREKGRVAMTSRGLGRASRTREMEEKEILRRQIRLLQGLIDDYKTLHGNAPAPGTPAASGWQPPTYHSGRAFSARYPRPSRRGYSSHHGPSWRKKYSLVNRPPGPSDPPADHAVRPLHRAPGCQAPVPQQHVLERQVQLSQGQNVDIKVKPPSKSGSASASGAQRGSLEEYEDTPWSDQRPREGEGEPPRGQLQPSRPTRARGSCGVEDPLLVCQKEPGKPRVVKSVGSVGGSPREPRRTVSESVIAVKASFPSSSLPPRTGVALGRKLGSHSVASCAPQLLGDRRVDAGHADQPVPSGSVGGPTRPASGPRQAREASLVVTCRTNKFRKNNYKWVAASAKSSRAARRALSPRVAAENVCKASAGTANKVEKPQLIADPEPKPRKPATSSKPGSAPSKYKWKASSPSASSSSSFRWQSEAGSKDHASQLSPVLSRSPSGDRPAVGLSGLKPLSGETPLSAYKVKSRTKIIRRRGSTSLPGDKKSSTSPATTAKSHLSLRRRQALRGKSSPVLKKTPNKGLVQVTTHRLCRLPPSRAHLPTKEASSLHAVRTPSTSKVIKTRYRIVKKTPASPLSAPPFPLSLPSWRARRLSLSRSLVLNRLRPVASGGGKAQPGSPRWRSKGYRCIGGVLYKVSANKLSKTSGQPGDAGSRPLLRTGRLDPAGSCSRSLASRAVQRSLAIIRQARQRREKRKEYCMYYNRFGRCNRGERCPYIHDPEKVAVCTRFVRGTCKKTDGTCPFSHHVSKEKMPVCSYFLKGICSNSNCPYSHVYVSRKAEVCSDFLKGYCPLGAKCKKKHTLLCPDFARRGACPRGAQCQLLHRIQKRHSRRAATSPAPGPSDAAARSRASASHGPRKPSAAQRPTRQTPSSPALTAAALAAPPHSPGGSASPSSSKASCSCSSSSSSPPASLDHEAPSLQESALAAARSNRLCKLPSFISLQSSPSPGAQPRVRAPRAPLTKDSGKPLHIKPRL